The nucleotide sequence CTAAGATTCATgaagaatatgatgatgatgacgatattCTAAATGAAGAACAACTTGCATTCATTGTTCGCTCATTCAAGAAATTTTATCGAAGGTCGGGAAACCATGTTCGTCCTCCAATGGAACCAAAAAGGACACCATTCGATTCCAAGAAGAAGTTTTTGCGAAAATGTTTTGGGTGCGGTGATCCAAATCACTTGATAAGTGAATGTCCCAAGAGAAAGAATGAAAAGGCATTTCTTGGAGGTGCATGGGATGATGAAGAAAACGACACACAAGAAGAGGTAAAGGAAACGTGTCTCATGGCCATTGATACTCCAATTGACGATGACGAAGCATCACAAGTCGGACAAACCGAAAATGAGGTACTTTCAAATACATTTGAATTTATTATTGACAACTTTGTTAAATTATGTGTTTTGAGTAATAAAGTAAGTAATAACAACACAAGCCTTAAGGAAGAAAATAACTTATTTAGGCTAGAAATCTTACAACTCAAAGAAAGAAACTCTAACTCACAAGAATGTCTCACATGTgatgatttaaaacatgaaaacctTGTTTTAAACAAAGCTAACAAACTACTCGAAAATAgaattaaatttttaaaatatgatGGAAGTAGTAAAGTGCTAGAAAATATTTTGAATGTTCAAAAACCAAAAAGTAACAAACAAGGGTTAGGATATAAGGAGAACACTCTTAAGGTAGAGACATCTAAACATAAACCAATCGCGTTTGTTAAACCCCAAGAAAAACTCAAAGTAGTAGAAAAACTAAAAGAAGAAAAATCAACAAAGGCTAACATGATTGATAAAGTTGAAACAAATAGGAAAGAAGTCAAGTCACCTGTGAAAAATTCTTTAAAAAGAATGATTAATTAAAATACTATGAGTAACAAGACCAAAAATAAAACACATCTCAAAAAGAACACtaatgttaaaattgtgaaaatatcGGTTAGAGTAGGAATCTTTGatgctaatcatcccggacccaacaaacattgggtaccaaagttaTTAATTGATCAAATATAGGTTTAtctcaatggtgttgtacaaaaTGAAGATTGGAAAATTGATAGCGTATGTACAACACACATGACGGGCAACAAAGAGTT is from Rutidosis leptorrhynchoides isolate AG116_Rl617_1_P2 chromosome 10, CSIRO_AGI_Rlap_v1, whole genome shotgun sequence and encodes:
- the LOC139871036 gene encoding uncharacterized protein translates to MTIFNAFPKKEYERVSMMGSANEIWDNIMVTHHGNPQALENKVELLITKYEQFSIENYEKIDSAYTRFNNICSSLKALGTIYTDKQYVRKFLRVVPSRWRQKMTAIDESKNAEKLTLDELIGNLKVHEVILDKDDEVEKAKREKNKSIALKAKIHEEYDDDDDILNEEQLAFIVRSFKKFYRRSGNHVRPPMEPKRTPFDSKKKFLRKCFGCGDPNHLISECPKRKNEKAFLGGAWDDEENDTQEEVKETCLMAIDTPIDDDEASQVGQTENEVLSNTFEFIIDNFVKLCVLSNKVSNNNTSLKEENNLFRLEILQLKERNSNSQECLTCDDLKHENLVLNKANKLLENRIKFLKYDGSSKVLENILNVQKPKSNKQGLGYKENTLKVETSKHKPIAFVKPQEKLKVVEKLKEEKSTKANMIDKVETNRKEVKSPVKNSLKRMIN